In Vespula vulgaris chromosome 10, iyVesVulg1.1, whole genome shotgun sequence, the following are encoded in one genomic region:
- the LOC127066910 gene encoding eIF-2-alpha kinase GCN2 isoform X2, which translates to MSGPAQIYAQIDLHITCGEKYPDIVPTIELKNSQGLSNQQVGVLYSELEYLARQLSGEVMIFELAQHVQKYLHEHNKPSYSSFYEEMISRHQEKIQYEMQERQLKEDKERQVLQDEIQKRQEALKAEMRNRRDLARKSIESDIVSQTLPSSPHERIRTYSRRRCMSTSESSEGSLCEHRGTKLLHFDNSKGERQVHRGKCLGHSSKGSIVYAGLDMTSGELLAVTEWTLKYGLQNEKQGIRDTADLQYAMKQIGSLEQELNHLHKLHHPNLVHYLNMRYLQDNNNIVIYILQEFVVGTTCAFFLMENISIDIDILRHLASGILSALQYLHENNVVHRDLRDTSVFIDHTGVIKLADYSLDKRLSDIYRTSSLAKVEHDFPTIQGRSGKKADIYRFGILVLSLLKGTIVSEKDVDLAIILQPHLKDFISKCLISDERMRWSAEQLQQHSFIKTPLDRGLSPPKLKNNNEQKCDEPEEPDCDIQLYLPTLGGQSRIQNEFEILKWLGKGAFGDVLKVRNKLDGGVYAIKRIELNPKNRQLNRKITREVKLLSRMNHENVVRYYNSWIESATLDDSLQHNELTSVAASSLNTSNNQAKLDIVNHLGSEDIERLAPPLHDVEWNISYESVASAANTADSDNDNTDASCDSDSDEDSSFLMRTFLRIDSSDSIEFEKDGISQTTPDNSDNHEKINVNIINTSVIKEIQFMYIQMEFCEKSTLRTAIDNGLYEDEERVWRLFREIVEGLAHIHQQGMIHRDLKPVNIFLDSNDHVKIGDFGLATTNILSLAQTVDTDKETDKVEKGTSYDVDELGSLTGQVGTALYVAPELSAKAAKAIYNQKVDIYSLGIIFFEMCYKPLKTGMERVKVLLNLRSKDVILPSDVSEADMPHQVHIFRWLLNHDPSQRPTAQELLSSDYLPPPQLEETELQEMVRHTLSNTQSKAYKYLVASCFTQEVTPAEDITYDMNLPARGIANLISSKRLYLQENVKAKVIEIFQRHGGIYLATPLLMPKSNQHNNFIDASVKLMTRTGSIVSIPHDLRAPFARYVAWNNISHLRRYAIERVFREKKVRGFHPRELYECAFDIISPMANNLMAEAELIFIAWEIFNEIPQLRERNFTIRLNHTFLLQAVLMYCGIEREKYQDIYSILCDARDGKFSKFQVQTHLISLCLTDQAMETLFNLFETESSVAKITSILRTITRRKGDAAGLAKEGLHDIEIVIANIEALGVKWPVTVVPLLVHNVQQHSGVIYQITCEVKRRRRRGGQDVIAAGGRYDKMLMSFRQILERTGMTNKETKQYGVGISISLDKLVCAVDEMSESICAENKFGIDIAIYCDGCPRREKEMANVLRELWSMGIRTTILDTNTVEEVLEYCQEHSITQIILLKNNEKGYLRVQTWERDRFQERKIGIQDIADFLQRQTENPLPILNRSESKVSANDVTASSNNSTNINITFILSERDKLSGSARRSFKNTMLAQMSSYLQRISHKVPIEIFAVFLEMTVIRTITSFLEIDEEEQDFHKSIQIVIDKHARHKKYIKEICEEMRELRSEKLRPVLILYSLLDNRYMTLI; encoded by the exons ATGTCTGGTCCAGCTCAAATTTATGCACAAATAGATTTACATATCACCTGCGGAGAGAAGTATCCTGACAT AGTACCCAccatagaattaaaaaatagccAAGGTCTGTCAAATCAGCAGGTAGGAGTTTTATATTCAGAACTTGAATATTTAGCACGTCAATTAAGCGGCGAAGTTATGATTTTTGAACTTGCTCAGCACGTTCAAAAATATCTACATGAACATAATAAGCCAAGTTATAGCAGTTTTTATGAAGAAATGATATCTAGACatcaagaaaaaatacagTATGAAATGCAGGAGAGACAACTTAAGgaggataaagagagacag GTATTACAAGATGAAATTCAGAAACGTCAAGAAGCATTGAAAGCTGAAATGCGTAATCGTAGAGATCTGGCTCGAAAATCCATTGAATCGGATATAGTTTCTCAAACTTTACCGTCGTCTCCGCATGAAAGAATAAGGACGTATTCTAGACGTAGATGCATGAGTACATCTGAAAGCTCAGAAGGTTCTCTATGTGAGCACAGAGGTACAAAACTTCTCCACTTTGATAATagtaaaggagaaagacaAGTTCATAGAGGAAAATGTTTGGGACATAGTTCTAAGGGATCTATTGTATACGCCGGTTTGGATATGACGTCTGGTGAATTACTAGCGGTTACAGAGTGGACATTAAAATATGGTCTACAAAATGAAAAGCAAGGAATACGTGACACCGCAGATTTACAATACGCTATGAAACAAATAGGTAGTCTCGAGCAAGAACTTAATCATTTACATAAATTGCATCATCCAAATTTAGtgcattatttaaatatgcgATATCTGCaggataacaataatatagtCATTTATATACTTCAAGAATTTGtg gTTGGTACGACGTGTGCATTTTTTCTTATGGAAaacatttcgatcgatatagaCATACTCAGGCATTTGGCTTCTGGAATTCTCTCGGCATTGCAGTACCTTCATGAGAATAATGTTGTACATAGGGATTTGCGCGATACAAGTGTTTTTATAGATCATACTGGTGTCATAAAACTAGCAGATTATTCGTTAGATAAGAGATTATCAGATATATATCGCACTAGTTCTTTAGCTAAAGTAGAGCATGATTTTCCAACGATTCAAGGTAGAAGCGGTAAAAAGGCAGATATATACCGATTCGGTATATTGGTGCTTTCTTTATTGAAAGGAACTATAGTGTCCGAAAAGGACGTCGATTTAGCAATAATTTTACag CCTCACTTGAAAGACTTCATTTCGAAATGCCTTATCAGCGATGAAAGAATGCGTTGGTCCGCGGAACAGCTTCAACAACACAGTTTCATTAAAACACCCCTTGATCGTGGTTTGTCTCCTCCtaaacttaaaaataataatgaacaaaAATGTGATGAACCTGAAGAGCCAGACTGTGACATTCAACTTTATCTACCAACATTGGGTGGACAATCGCGCATACAAAATGAATTTGAGATATTGAAGTGGCTGGGAAAAGGAGCTTTTGGAGATGTTTTGAaagttagaaataaattagacGGAGGCGTATACGCCATCAAGCGAATCGAATTGAATCCGAAAAACCGTCAATTAAATCGAAAGATCACACGCGAAGTAAAATTACTTTCGCGTATGAATCACGAAAATGTCGTTCGTTATTATAACTCATGGATCGAAAGTGCTACCTTAGATGATTCGCTGCAGCATAACGAATTAACGTCAGTGGCCGCTTCTTCGTTAAATACAAGCAACAATCAGGCCAAATTAGATATAGTtaac CATCTGGGAAGTGAAGATATAGAAAGACTTGCGCCACCTTTACATGATGTTGAATGGAATATATCTTATGAATCTGTAGCAAGTGCAGCTAATACAGCTGATAGTGACAATGACAATACAGATGCATCCTGTGATTCTGATAGCGACGAAGATAGTTCGTTTTT GATGAGAACATTCCTTCGAATTGATTCTTCGGATAGTATAGAATTTGAAAAGGATGGCATTTCTCAAACTACTCCTGATAATTCTGATAATCACGAAAAAATTAAcgtcaatattattaatacttcggtaataaaagagatacaatttatgtatatacaaatggAATTTTGTGAGAAAAGCACGTTGAGAACTGCAATTGATAATGGATTGTacgaagacgaagaacgaGTATGGAGATTGTTTAGAGAAATTGTTGAAGGTCTCGCGCATATACATCAGCAGGGTATGATACATAGAGATCTAAAAcctgttaatatttttttggaCAGTAATGATCATGTTAAAATCGGAGATTTTGGTCTTGCTACAACTAACATATTGTCATTAGCGCAGACTGTTGATACCGATAAAGAAACTGATAAGGTAGAGAAAG GTACAAGTTATGACGTAGACGAATTAGGATCTTTAACAGGTCAAGTAGGTACAGCTCTGTACGTAGCACCGGAACTTTCTGCAAAGGCTGCAAAGGCTATTTACAACCAAAAAGTAGATATTTATAGTTTgggtattatattttttgaaatgtgTTACAAACCTCTTAAAACTGGAATGGAGAGAGTAAAGGTATTGCTAAATTTAAGATCAAAAGATGTTATTTTGCCCTCTGACGTATCGGAAGCTGATATGCCTCATCAAGTACATATTTTTCG GTGGCTATTAAATCACGATCCTAGTCAACGACCGACGGCACAAGAATTACTTTCATCGGATTATTTACCTCCTCCGCAATTAGAGGAGACCGAACTTCAAGAAATGGTGCGACATACGTTATCCAATACTCAAAGCAAAGCGTACAAATATTTGGTCGCTTCTTGCTTCACGCAAGAAGTAACGCCAGCGGAAGATATCACATACGACATGAATTTACCTGCTAGGGGAATTGCAAATCTCATTTCATCGAAAAGACTGTACTTACAAGAGAACGTGAAAGCTAAagtcattgaaatatttcaaagacaCGGTGGTATATATTTAGCAACTCCACTTTTAATGCCAAAGTCTAACCagcataataattttattgacgCGAGTGTAAAACTTATGACACGAACCGGAAGTATTGTTTCGATTCCACACGACCTAAGAGCTCCATTTGCCAGATACGTCGCGTGGAATAATATCTCTCATCTCCGGAGATACGCGATAGAACGTGTTTTCAGAGAGAAGAAG GTTCGTGGATTTCATCCGAGGGAATTGTACGAATGTGCTTTTGATATAATAAGTCCTATGGCGAATAACTTAATGGCAGAGGCCGAACTAATATTTATAGCTTGggaaattttcaatgaaattccGCAGTTAAGAGAACGTAATTTTACGATACGTTTAAACCATACGTTTTTATTACAAGCTGTATTAATGTATTGCGGAATAGAACGTGAAAAGTATCaagatatttattcgatattgtGCGATGCACGTGACggtaaattttcaaagtttcaaGTACAAACACATTTGATTAGCTTATGTCTCACGGACCAAGCAATGGAAAcacttttcaatttatttgaaaCTGAGAGTTCCGTTGCCAAGATTACCAGTATTCTAAGAACaataacaagaagaaaaggtgATGCTGCGGGACTGGCAAAGGAAGGTTTACACGATATAGAAATAGTGATCGCCAATATAGAAGCTTTAGGTGTTAAG TGGCCAGTTACGGTTGTTCCATTGTTGGTTCATAACGTGCAGCAACACAGCGGTGTCATATATCAAATTACGTGCGAAGTAAAAcgtagacgaagaagaggtGGACAAGACGTTATCGCTGCTGGTGGTCGTTATGATAAAATGTTAATGTCCTTTAGACAAATATTGGAACGTACCGGAATGACTAACAAAGAAACTAAACAGTATGGCGTTGGAATCAGTATATCGCTGGACAAGTTAGTTTGTGCAGTCGATGAAATGTCGGAAAGTATTTGCgcagaaaataaatttggtatcgatatagcTATCTATTGCGATGGATGTccaaggagagaaaaggaaatggcTAATGTACTTCGCGAACTATGGTCAATGGGAATAAGAACTACTATATTAGATACAAATACGGTAGAAGAAGTATTGGAATATTGTCAAGAACATTCTATAActcaaataatattgttaaagaaCAATGAAAAAGGCTATTTGAGAGTACAGACATGGGAAAGGGATAGgtttcaagaaagaaaaattggcaTTCAAGATATTGCCGATTTTCTTCAACGACAGACTGAAAATCCATTACCAATTTTGAATAGATCTGAAAGTAAAGTTAGTGCGAATGATGTTACAGCTTCATCCAATAATTCAACGAATATCAATATAACCTTTATTCTATCAGAGAGAGACAAACTTTCTGGCAGTGCAAGACGCAGTTTCAAAAATACTATGCTTGCTCAGATGTCGTCCTATTTACAAAGGATATCTCATAAAGTTCCTATAGAGATTTTTGCGGTCTTCCTAGAAATGACAGTAATACGAACGATAACCAGTTTTTTGGAGATAGATGAAGAGGAACAAGACTTTCATAAAAGCATTCAGATTGTAATCGATAA ACACGCTAGacataagaaatatatcaaagaaatctGTGAAGAAATGAGAGAACTACGCAGCGAGAAGTTGCGTCCAGTTCTAATATTGTACAGTCTTCTGGATAATCGATATATGACTCTAATATGA
- the LOC127066926 gene encoding PRL-1 phosphatase, which translates to MSNMRVKDIRPAPAEIEYKNMKFLITDRPNDQTIHTFIQELKKHNVKEVVRVCEPTYKVEELKTEGINVIDLVFDDGTFPPNEVVDEWFELLKNRFRETPDACVAVHCVAGLGRAPVLVALALIELGLKYEDAVALIREKRRGAINAKQLAYLEKYRPKSRLKLKNGQKNSCCIQ; encoded by the exons ATGAGCAACATGAGGGTAAAGGATATCAGGCCGGCGCCCGCCGAGATTGAATACAAAAACATGAAGTTCCTCATTACTGATCGGCCCAATGATCAGACCATTCATACTTTTATTCAA gaACTGAAAAAGCACAATGTGAAAGAAGTAGTGAGAGTCTGTGAACCAACGTACAAAGTGGAAGAACTTAAGACAGAAGGAATCAATGTCATAGATTTGGTATTTGACGACGGGACGTTTCCACCAAACGAG GTAGTCGATGAGTGGTTCGAGTTACTAAAAAATCGATTCCGTGAAACACCTGATGCTTGCGTAGCGGTACACTGTGTTGCAGGGCTCGGTAGAGCGCCCGTATTAGTTGCTCTTGCTCTCATCGAATTGGGTCTCAAATACGAAGATGCTGTTGCTTTGATTAGAGA aAAAAGGCGAGGCGCTATAAACGCAAAGCAACTGGCCTACCTTGAAAAGTATCGTCCCAAATCTCGATTGAAGCTCAAAAATGGACAGAAGAATTCTTGCTGCatccaataa
- the LOC127066923 gene encoding proteasome inhibitor PI31 subunit has product MAANTKSVFGFELLQKLVDNDICKKEDVIILFVHWYIIKCGFKCLGYGDSKLFDPSESGSELLPERWNRGPNYTLRYLIDGKLFLLYGIKSDEDILINLLRIDNNNIANVQFPIAQTVDELHGPLEALIPSYLAVMHTIRKELLEPIFPIDSVDTSTQTSTSERQPRDVPPEPLRVDPPQRPLSVSQPWNPEADIRRVGSADLDPLGRGRGGGMIYDPFSRVPWIMDPRGIGGLGVPGRLPPGAVPPGARFDIFGPPDLNVIPRRPQNPDNDELPPPGYNDMFM; this is encoded by the exons ATGGCTGCTAATACAAAATCTGTGTTTGGTTTCGAATTGTTACAAAAATTGGTTGACAATGATATTTGTAAAAAGGAagatgttattattttattcgtacatTGGTATATCATAAAGTGTGGCTTTAAATGTTTGGGTTATGGAGATTCC AAATTATTTGATCCGTCTGAAAGTGGTTCAGAATTGCTTCCAGAGAGATGGAACAGAGGACCTAACTATACGTTACGTTACTTGATAGATggcaaattatttcttttgtatggAATAAAATCTGATGAAGATATACTCATTAATTTATTG AGAatagataataacaatatagcAAATGTACAATTCCCTATAGCACAAACTGTCGATGAGCTTCATGGTCCTTTAGAAGCGTTAATACCTTCGTATCTAGCAGTTATGCATACAATTCGTAAAGAACTTTTGGAACCTATATTTCCTATTGATAGCGTAGACACATCTACGCAAACGTCAACTTCTGAACGCCAACCTAGAGACGTTCCGCCAGAACCATTAAGGGTTGATCCACCTCAAAGACCTTTGAGCGTTTCGCAACCTtg GAATCCTGAAGCAGACATAAGAAGGGTAGGTTCAGCAGATTTAGATCCGCTTGGAAGAGGTAGAGGTGGCGGGATGATATACGATCCATTTTCTCGTGTACCATGGATTATGGATCCAAGAGGAATCGGTGGTTTAGGAGTACCTGGGAGATTACCACC cGGAGCTGTCCCACCTGGAGCAAGATTTGATATTTTCGGACCACCCGATTTAAACGTTATACCACGGCGACCACAAAATCCTGACAACGACGAATTGCCGCCTCCAGGATACAATGATatgtttatgtaa
- the LOC127066910 gene encoding eIF-2-alpha kinase GCN2 isoform X1 — protein MSHVESCKDRQDNEMEALKSIFGDELCDLRKSKTKKKWQPLDILITLTPQKGMSGPAQIYAQIDLHITCGEKYPDIVPTIELKNSQGLSNQQVGVLYSELEYLARQLSGEVMIFELAQHVQKYLHEHNKPSYSSFYEEMISRHQEKIQYEMQERQLKEDKERQVLQDEIQKRQEALKAEMRNRRDLARKSIESDIVSQTLPSSPHERIRTYSRRRCMSTSESSEGSLCEHRGTKLLHFDNSKGERQVHRGKCLGHSSKGSIVYAGLDMTSGELLAVTEWTLKYGLQNEKQGIRDTADLQYAMKQIGSLEQELNHLHKLHHPNLVHYLNMRYLQDNNNIVIYILQEFVVGTTCAFFLMENISIDIDILRHLASGILSALQYLHENNVVHRDLRDTSVFIDHTGVIKLADYSLDKRLSDIYRTSSLAKVEHDFPTIQGRSGKKADIYRFGILVLSLLKGTIVSEKDVDLAIILQPHLKDFISKCLISDERMRWSAEQLQQHSFIKTPLDRGLSPPKLKNNNEQKCDEPEEPDCDIQLYLPTLGGQSRIQNEFEILKWLGKGAFGDVLKVRNKLDGGVYAIKRIELNPKNRQLNRKITREVKLLSRMNHENVVRYYNSWIESATLDDSLQHNELTSVAASSLNTSNNQAKLDIVNHLGSEDIERLAPPLHDVEWNISYESVASAANTADSDNDNTDASCDSDSDEDSSFLMRTFLRIDSSDSIEFEKDGISQTTPDNSDNHEKINVNIINTSVIKEIQFMYIQMEFCEKSTLRTAIDNGLYEDEERVWRLFREIVEGLAHIHQQGMIHRDLKPVNIFLDSNDHVKIGDFGLATTNILSLAQTVDTDKETDKVEKGTSYDVDELGSLTGQVGTALYVAPELSAKAAKAIYNQKVDIYSLGIIFFEMCYKPLKTGMERVKVLLNLRSKDVILPSDVSEADMPHQVHIFRWLLNHDPSQRPTAQELLSSDYLPPPQLEETELQEMVRHTLSNTQSKAYKYLVASCFTQEVTPAEDITYDMNLPARGIANLISSKRLYLQENVKAKVIEIFQRHGGIYLATPLLMPKSNQHNNFIDASVKLMTRTGSIVSIPHDLRAPFARYVAWNNISHLRRYAIERVFREKKVRGFHPRELYECAFDIISPMANNLMAEAELIFIAWEIFNEIPQLRERNFTIRLNHTFLLQAVLMYCGIEREKYQDIYSILCDARDGKFSKFQVQTHLISLCLTDQAMETLFNLFETESSVAKITSILRTITRRKGDAAGLAKEGLHDIEIVIANIEALGVKWPVTVVPLLVHNVQQHSGVIYQITCEVKRRRRRGGQDVIAAGGRYDKMLMSFRQILERTGMTNKETKQYGVGISISLDKLVCAVDEMSESICAENKFGIDIAIYCDGCPRREKEMANVLRELWSMGIRTTILDTNTVEEVLEYCQEHSITQIILLKNNEKGYLRVQTWERDRFQERKIGIQDIADFLQRQTENPLPILNRSESKVSANDVTASSNNSTNINITFILSERDKLSGSARRSFKNTMLAQMSSYLQRISHKVPIEIFAVFLEMTVIRTITSFLEIDEEEQDFHKSIQIVIDKHARHKKYIKEICEEMRELRSEKLRPVLILYSLLDNRYMTLI, from the exons atgtctCATGTTGAGTCATGCAAAGATCGTCAGGATAATGAAATGGAAGCTTTAAAA TCTATATTTGGTGATGAATTGTGTGACttgagaaaaagtaaaactaaaaaaaaatggcaACCATTAGATATCTTAATAACTTTAACACCACAAAAAGGAATGTCTGGTCCAGCTCAAATTTATGCACAAATAGATTTACATATCACCTGCGGAGAGAAGTATCCTGACAT AGTACCCAccatagaattaaaaaatagccAAGGTCTGTCAAATCAGCAGGTAGGAGTTTTATATTCAGAACTTGAATATTTAGCACGTCAATTAAGCGGCGAAGTTATGATTTTTGAACTTGCTCAGCACGTTCAAAAATATCTACATGAACATAATAAGCCAAGTTATAGCAGTTTTTATGAAGAAATGATATCTAGACatcaagaaaaaatacagTATGAAATGCAGGAGAGACAACTTAAGgaggataaagagagacag GTATTACAAGATGAAATTCAGAAACGTCAAGAAGCATTGAAAGCTGAAATGCGTAATCGTAGAGATCTGGCTCGAAAATCCATTGAATCGGATATAGTTTCTCAAACTTTACCGTCGTCTCCGCATGAAAGAATAAGGACGTATTCTAGACGTAGATGCATGAGTACATCTGAAAGCTCAGAAGGTTCTCTATGTGAGCACAGAGGTACAAAACTTCTCCACTTTGATAATagtaaaggagaaagacaAGTTCATAGAGGAAAATGTTTGGGACATAGTTCTAAGGGATCTATTGTATACGCCGGTTTGGATATGACGTCTGGTGAATTACTAGCGGTTACAGAGTGGACATTAAAATATGGTCTACAAAATGAAAAGCAAGGAATACGTGACACCGCAGATTTACAATACGCTATGAAACAAATAGGTAGTCTCGAGCAAGAACTTAATCATTTACATAAATTGCATCATCCAAATTTAGtgcattatttaaatatgcgATATCTGCaggataacaataatatagtCATTTATATACTTCAAGAATTTGtg gTTGGTACGACGTGTGCATTTTTTCTTATGGAAaacatttcgatcgatatagaCATACTCAGGCATTTGGCTTCTGGAATTCTCTCGGCATTGCAGTACCTTCATGAGAATAATGTTGTACATAGGGATTTGCGCGATACAAGTGTTTTTATAGATCATACTGGTGTCATAAAACTAGCAGATTATTCGTTAGATAAGAGATTATCAGATATATATCGCACTAGTTCTTTAGCTAAAGTAGAGCATGATTTTCCAACGATTCAAGGTAGAAGCGGTAAAAAGGCAGATATATACCGATTCGGTATATTGGTGCTTTCTTTATTGAAAGGAACTATAGTGTCCGAAAAGGACGTCGATTTAGCAATAATTTTACag CCTCACTTGAAAGACTTCATTTCGAAATGCCTTATCAGCGATGAAAGAATGCGTTGGTCCGCGGAACAGCTTCAACAACACAGTTTCATTAAAACACCCCTTGATCGTGGTTTGTCTCCTCCtaaacttaaaaataataatgaacaaaAATGTGATGAACCTGAAGAGCCAGACTGTGACATTCAACTTTATCTACCAACATTGGGTGGACAATCGCGCATACAAAATGAATTTGAGATATTGAAGTGGCTGGGAAAAGGAGCTTTTGGAGATGTTTTGAaagttagaaataaattagacGGAGGCGTATACGCCATCAAGCGAATCGAATTGAATCCGAAAAACCGTCAATTAAATCGAAAGATCACACGCGAAGTAAAATTACTTTCGCGTATGAATCACGAAAATGTCGTTCGTTATTATAACTCATGGATCGAAAGTGCTACCTTAGATGATTCGCTGCAGCATAACGAATTAACGTCAGTGGCCGCTTCTTCGTTAAATACAAGCAACAATCAGGCCAAATTAGATATAGTtaac CATCTGGGAAGTGAAGATATAGAAAGACTTGCGCCACCTTTACATGATGTTGAATGGAATATATCTTATGAATCTGTAGCAAGTGCAGCTAATACAGCTGATAGTGACAATGACAATACAGATGCATCCTGTGATTCTGATAGCGACGAAGATAGTTCGTTTTT GATGAGAACATTCCTTCGAATTGATTCTTCGGATAGTATAGAATTTGAAAAGGATGGCATTTCTCAAACTACTCCTGATAATTCTGATAATCACGAAAAAATTAAcgtcaatattattaatacttcggtaataaaagagatacaatttatgtatatacaaatggAATTTTGTGAGAAAAGCACGTTGAGAACTGCAATTGATAATGGATTGTacgaagacgaagaacgaGTATGGAGATTGTTTAGAGAAATTGTTGAAGGTCTCGCGCATATACATCAGCAGGGTATGATACATAGAGATCTAAAAcctgttaatatttttttggaCAGTAATGATCATGTTAAAATCGGAGATTTTGGTCTTGCTACAACTAACATATTGTCATTAGCGCAGACTGTTGATACCGATAAAGAAACTGATAAGGTAGAGAAAG GTACAAGTTATGACGTAGACGAATTAGGATCTTTAACAGGTCAAGTAGGTACAGCTCTGTACGTAGCACCGGAACTTTCTGCAAAGGCTGCAAAGGCTATTTACAACCAAAAAGTAGATATTTATAGTTTgggtattatattttttgaaatgtgTTACAAACCTCTTAAAACTGGAATGGAGAGAGTAAAGGTATTGCTAAATTTAAGATCAAAAGATGTTATTTTGCCCTCTGACGTATCGGAAGCTGATATGCCTCATCAAGTACATATTTTTCG GTGGCTATTAAATCACGATCCTAGTCAACGACCGACGGCACAAGAATTACTTTCATCGGATTATTTACCTCCTCCGCAATTAGAGGAGACCGAACTTCAAGAAATGGTGCGACATACGTTATCCAATACTCAAAGCAAAGCGTACAAATATTTGGTCGCTTCTTGCTTCACGCAAGAAGTAACGCCAGCGGAAGATATCACATACGACATGAATTTACCTGCTAGGGGAATTGCAAATCTCATTTCATCGAAAAGACTGTACTTACAAGAGAACGTGAAAGCTAAagtcattgaaatatttcaaagacaCGGTGGTATATATTTAGCAACTCCACTTTTAATGCCAAAGTCTAACCagcataataattttattgacgCGAGTGTAAAACTTATGACACGAACCGGAAGTATTGTTTCGATTCCACACGACCTAAGAGCTCCATTTGCCAGATACGTCGCGTGGAATAATATCTCTCATCTCCGGAGATACGCGATAGAACGTGTTTTCAGAGAGAAGAAG GTTCGTGGATTTCATCCGAGGGAATTGTACGAATGTGCTTTTGATATAATAAGTCCTATGGCGAATAACTTAATGGCAGAGGCCGAACTAATATTTATAGCTTGggaaattttcaatgaaattccGCAGTTAAGAGAACGTAATTTTACGATACGTTTAAACCATACGTTTTTATTACAAGCTGTATTAATGTATTGCGGAATAGAACGTGAAAAGTATCaagatatttattcgatattgtGCGATGCACGTGACggtaaattttcaaagtttcaaGTACAAACACATTTGATTAGCTTATGTCTCACGGACCAAGCAATGGAAAcacttttcaatttatttgaaaCTGAGAGTTCCGTTGCCAAGATTACCAGTATTCTAAGAACaataacaagaagaaaaggtgATGCTGCGGGACTGGCAAAGGAAGGTTTACACGATATAGAAATAGTGATCGCCAATATAGAAGCTTTAGGTGTTAAG TGGCCAGTTACGGTTGTTCCATTGTTGGTTCATAACGTGCAGCAACACAGCGGTGTCATATATCAAATTACGTGCGAAGTAAAAcgtagacgaagaagaggtGGACAAGACGTTATCGCTGCTGGTGGTCGTTATGATAAAATGTTAATGTCCTTTAGACAAATATTGGAACGTACCGGAATGACTAACAAAGAAACTAAACAGTATGGCGTTGGAATCAGTATATCGCTGGACAAGTTAGTTTGTGCAGTCGATGAAATGTCGGAAAGTATTTGCgcagaaaataaatttggtatcgatatagcTATCTATTGCGATGGATGTccaaggagagaaaaggaaatggcTAATGTACTTCGCGAACTATGGTCAATGGGAATAAGAACTACTATATTAGATACAAATACGGTAGAAGAAGTATTGGAATATTGTCAAGAACATTCTATAActcaaataatattgttaaagaaCAATGAAAAAGGCTATTTGAGAGTACAGACATGGGAAAGGGATAGgtttcaagaaagaaaaattggcaTTCAAGATATTGCCGATTTTCTTCAACGACAGACTGAAAATCCATTACCAATTTTGAATAGATCTGAAAGTAAAGTTAGTGCGAATGATGTTACAGCTTCATCCAATAATTCAACGAATATCAATATAACCTTTATTCTATCAGAGAGAGACAAACTTTCTGGCAGTGCAAGACGCAGTTTCAAAAATACTATGCTTGCTCAGATGTCGTCCTATTTACAAAGGATATCTCATAAAGTTCCTATAGAGATTTTTGCGGTCTTCCTAGAAATGACAGTAATACGAACGATAACCAGTTTTTTGGAGATAGATGAAGAGGAACAAGACTTTCATAAAAGCATTCAGATTGTAATCGATAA ACACGCTAGacataagaaatatatcaaagaaatctGTGAAGAAATGAGAGAACTACGCAGCGAGAAGTTGCGTCCAGTTCTAATATTGTACAGTCTTCTGGATAATCGATATATGACTCTAATATGA